A single genomic interval of Vulpes lagopus strain Blue_001 chromosome 19, ASM1834538v1, whole genome shotgun sequence harbors:
- the PLSCR5 gene encoding phospholipid scramblase family member 5, with protein MASKDAQNQRSRDLPGFLPGAPDPDRSFHISLPNPGNQVWQPALPLPGSLPPGLEYLSQLDLIIIHQQVELLGMILGTETSNKYEIKNSLGQRIYFAEEESICFNRTFCSTLRSCTLKITDNSGREVITVNRPLRCNSCWCPCYLQELEIQAPPGTIVGYVAQKWHPFLPKFTIQNANKEDILKIVGPCATCGCFGDVDFEVKTINEKLTIGKISKYWSGFVNDVFTNADNFGIHVPADLDVTVKAAMIGACFLFDFMFFEHSLAGL; from the exons aTGCACAGAACCAAAGAAGTAGAGACTTGCCTGGCTTTCTTCCTGGAGCTCCAGACCCTGACCGCAGCTTTCACATCTCACTTCCCAACCCAGGGAACCAAGTGTGGCAGccagctctccctctgccaggcAGTCTCCCTCCTGGTCTAGAATATTTAAGTCAG TTAGACCTGATAATTATACACCAGCAGGTGGAGCTACTTGGAA tgATACTTGGCACAGAGACCTCCAACAAATACGAAATTAAAAACAGCTTGGGACAAAGAATTTactttgcagaggaggaaagcaTCTGCTTCAATCGTACTTTCTGTTCCACGCTGCGATCCTGCACTCTGAAGATCACAGATAACTCAGGTCGGGAGGTGATTACGGTAAACAGGCCCTTGAGATGTAACAGCTGCTGGTGCCCTTGCTACCTGCAAGAG TTAGAAATCCAAGCCCCTCCTGGTACAATAGTTGGTTATGTTGCACAGAAGTGGCACCCCTTTCTGCCTAAATTCACGATCCAAAATGCAAACaaagaagatattttgaaaattgttgGTCCTTGTGCAACATGTGGCTGTTTTGGTGATGTGGATTTTGAG gTGAAGACCATTAACGAAAAGCTCACAATCGGGAAGATTTCGAAGTACTGGTCAGGATTTGTGAATGATGTCTTTACCAATGCTGACAACTTTGGAATTCATGTTCCCGCAGATCTAGATGTGACTGTCAAAGCAGCGATGATTGgtgcttgttttctcttt gaTTTTATGTTCTTTGAACATTCACTGGCTGGATTATAA